The proteins below come from a single Orcinus orca chromosome 6, mOrcOrc1.1, whole genome shotgun sequence genomic window:
- the POLR3D gene encoding DNA-directed RNA polymerase III subunit RPC4 — MSEGDAAGEPSAPGGPRPLLSGARGLIGRRPAPSLTPGRLPSIRSRDLTLGGVKKKTFTPNIISRKVKEEPKEEVTVKKEKRDRDRDRQREGHGRGRGRPEVIQSHSIFEQGPAEMMKKKGNWDKTVDVSDMGPSHIINIKKEKRETDEETKQILRMLEKDDFIDDPGLRNDTRNMPVQLPLAHSGWLFKEENEEPDVKSWLAGPKEEDMEVDVPAVKVKEEPRDEEEEAKMKASSRAARKTPGLPKDVSVAELLRELSLTQEEELLFLQLPDSLPGQPPTQDVKPIKTEVQSEDGQVVVIKQEKDREARLAENACTLADLTEGQVGKLLIRRSGKVQLLLGKVTLDVTMGTTCSFLQELVSVGLGDSRTGDMTVLGHVKHKLVCSPNFESLLDHKHR, encoded by the exons ATGTCAGAAGGAGACGCCGCGGGCGAGCCCAGTGCTCCAGGAGGGCCCCGACCCCTCCTTTCTGGGGCGCGGGGGCTTATCGGGCGGAGGCCGGCGCCTTCCCTCACCCCGGGCCGCCTTCCCTCCATCCGCTCCAGGGATCTCACCCTCGGGGGAGTCAAGAAG AAAACCTTCACCCCAAATATCATCAGTCGGAAGGTCAAGGAAGA GCCCAAGGAAGAAGTAACTGTCAAGAAGGAGAAGCGTGATAGGGATAGAGACCGACAGCGAGAGGGCCATGGACGGGGCCGGGGGCGCCCAGAAGTGATTCAGTCCCACTCTATCTTTGAGCAGGGCCCAGCTGAAATGATGAAGAAAAAGG GGAACTGGGATAAGACGGTGGATGTGTCGGACATGGGGCCCTCTCACATCATCAACATcaaaaaggagaagagggagacagatgaagaaacaaaacagattcTGCGTATGCTGGAGAAGGATGAT TTCATCGATGACCCTGGGCTGAGGAATGACACTCGAAATATGCCTGTGCAGCTGCCGCTGGCTCACTCGGGCTGGCTTTTTAAGGAAGAGAATGAAGAACCAGATGTTAAATCTTGGCTGGCTGGCCCCAAGGAAGAGGACATGGAGGTGGACGTGCCTGCTGTGAAAG TGAAAGAGGAGCCACGAGATGAGGAAGAGGAGGCCAAGATGAAGGCTTCCTCCAGAGCAGCCAGGAAGACCCCGGGCCTCCCGAAGGACGTATCTGTGGCAGAGCTGCTCAGGGAGCTGAGCCTCACGCAGGAGGAAGAGCTGCTGTTCCTGCAGCTGCCAGACTCACTCCCTGGCCAGCCGCCCACTCAGGACGTCAAGCCTATCAAGACAGAGGTGCAGAGCGAGGACGGACAGGTGGTGGTTATAAAGCAGGAGAAAGACCGG GAAGCCAGGCTGGCAGAGAATGCTTGTACCCTGGCCGACCTGACAGAGGGTCAGGTCGGCAAGCTGCTCATCCGCAGGTCGGGGAAGGTGCAGCTCCTCCTGGGCAAGGTGACTCTGGACGTGACGATGGGGACCACCTGCTCTTTCCTGCAG GAGCTGGTGTCCGTGGGCCTTGGAGACAGTAGGACGGGTGACATGACGGTCCTGGGACACGTAAAGCACAAACTTGTATGTTCTCCCAATTTTGAATCCCTGTTGGATCACAAACACCGGTAA